A segment of the Lycium barbarum isolate Lr01 chromosome 7, ASM1917538v2, whole genome shotgun sequence genome:
GACCTCCTCAACGCCAACAATGGAGGGCGCCTGCTTCACAAGGCTTTCGTCCCCAACAACAAAATTTTCAAGCACCTTATAATCCACGTCCTAAGACTGATTATGTAAGAGAACAAAGACAGAGGGAAAATTTCACCCCAATTGGAGAATCATACACAAGCCTGTTGCGGAAATCGATACAATTGGGTTTGATTGAACCTATCATGTCGTATAATGTCAACCCAAATACAAGAGGTTTTGACCCCACTGTCAGGTGCGAGTATCATTCTAATGCTCAGGGTCATAGCACAGAAAATTGTTTTACTTTGAAGAGAGCCATTGAGAAGCTAATTGATGACAAAGCAATTGTAATACATGACGAAGAGGCTCCGAATGTCACCAACAACCCACTTCCTCCTCACAACAATGCTCATGTTGTTGGGATGATCTGTGACGATAAGGAATAAAATCAAACAGGCAAAACAATAATGGAAATTGACACCTTAAAAGAAGGGTTGGGTATGGTGACAAAGTCTGCACAAGAAGCACCGTTGTGTGTAAAAGGTGCAAGTTCTAATGCAAATCTCAAAGGCTCGGGGAAGTTGATATTGTATGTTCCTGGAGCCACAAAGAAAAAAGAGACATTAGTAACTGGACCAAAATTATATGTTCCTAGTGGTTTTCCTAGGTTTGGTCAAAACCATAACGGTTTAGGAAAGATGACAAAACCAATTGTGATAAAGCACACGACACAAATTCCAGTGACAAACATGAAAACTGTCCCGTGGAACTACAACAAAACCACTGTGACTTACAAAGGCAAGGAGATTGTTGAAGAAATAGACGAAACCGGTGGCTTAACGCGTTCTGGAAGGTGTTATGCTCCAGAAGAACTAAGGAGAGCCAAACAAGCCAGGGATAGCCAATTTCCGGTGAAAAAACCCATCACTGAAGAAGAAGCTGAAGAGTTCATGAAGAAGATGAAAGTCCAGGATTACTCTATTGTTGATCAGTTGAGAAAAACTCCTGCTCAGATTTCATTGCTATCTTTGCTCATACATTCTAAAGAGCACTGTCAAGCATTGATTAGAATTCTAAATGAGGCACATGTTTCAGACAAAACAACTGTAACTCACCTGGAAAAGATGGCCAATAGAATATTTGAGGTGAATAGAATCACTTTCACCGACGATGAGTTGCATGTGGAAGGAGCTGGACATAATAAGGCTTTGCATTTAACTGTCAAATGTGAAGAACATTATGTGAAAAGAGTCATGATTGATGGAGGCTCGAGTGTGGACATCTGCACCCTCTCTACTTTGCAGAGTTTGAAAATCAGCAGAGATAGAATTCGTACTAACAATGTGTGTGTTCGAGCTTTCGATGGCGCAAAAAGAGACACCATTGGTGAGATTGATCTTACTTTAAAAATTGGACCTGTTGATTTTGGGATCACATTCCAAGTTATAGACATGGACACTTCCTACAACTTGCTtttaggaaggccatggatccatgCAGCGGTGCCATCTACTTTACACCAAGTGGTCAAGTTTGAATATGAGAAACAAGAAATTATTGTTCACGGTGAAGATGAGCTTTCAATATATGGAGACCCTTCTGTCCCATGTGTTGAGGCCAAGGAAGGTTGTGAACCCCTCATATTTCAGACCTTTGAAATAGTGGCAGCTGATCAGTTTATGGAAGGGAAGCCTATCTTAGAGCCTCGTCTATCCTCTACTTCAGTCATGGTGGCTACACAAATGCTGCAAAATGGTTATGAGCCAGGAAAGGGTTTGGGGGTGTCATTGCAAGGAATTGTTGACCCTATCTCTCCATTTGGTAATCAAGATACTTTTAGTTTGGGTTTTAGGCCAACTAATGCTGACAGAAAATGGGCAAAAGAGCAGAAAAATAAGGTTTGGAAATTGCCAAAGCCCGTTCCCCATATTGCTAAGTCTTTTACTAGGTCACGTTTTGAAGAGAGTAAAGACGTGTCTGTCCAAGATGACGTGGACGAAATATGTCAAGGTCTCAAAGAAATGTTCTATGGAGTAAACATGGTTCCGATTGGTGAAGGCCCTAGTCATGTAGATGTGCAACGTATTGGCCCAGAAGTCAAGCTCGCCAACTGGGAAGCTACTCCTCTCCCCACAAATAAGGAGTCTTGGTAGTTTATTTTGCTGTTGTTTTTCTATATTTGGATTATTCTCTGGGTGGTAATCCAAATAGTTTAGTTTCTATGCTCTAATGTTAACCCTTCTATCCTTTCCAATTCAATAAAATGAAGTTCCAGTTTCTTAGTCAATTCTATCTTCTCATTTTCCCTAATTTTGTTATTTAATTTTCATTCCATTTTCGTTAACGCCGGCTTTAATAACATGACATGCATGCGGAATTCACGTCCAGATCTTAAAGAGTTGTCTAATCTCGAAATAATGAATCAAGAGGTCGATGAATATGATGAAGAAGAggattttgaagaaataaaaagggaactgGATCAATTTGAGAATAAGCCTAAGCCTAATCTAAATGAAACCGAGGAAATTAATTTGGGAACTTCTCATGAAACTAGAGAAACAAAGGTAAGCATTCATGCCGAACAAAAGACCAGAGATGACATAATCCAGGTTTTGTTTGAATATAAAGATGTGTTTGCTTGGTCTTATGATGACATTCCGGGTTTGAGCGTTGATCTGGTAGTGCACAAACTTCCTACATACCCTGATTTTCCACCAGTCCAACAAAAGCAAAGAAAATTTAAGAAAGAGGTGAGTGATAAGATTAAAGAGGAAATCATGAAGCAATTGAGTGCAAATGTGATCAGGGTCGTCCGATTTACTACATGGCTGGCAAATGTTGTGcccgtaccaaagaaggatgggaAAACCAGAGTTTGAGTTGATTATAGAGATTTGGACAAAGCCAGTCCAAAGGAAAACTTTCCTTTGCCTAACATCCACATTCTTGTTGACAATTGTGCCAAACACGAGAttcaatcttttgtggattgttatgcTGGGTATCACCAAATTTTGATGGATGAAGAGGATGCAGAAAAGACCGCCTTCACCACCCCATGGGGTACTTACTGTTACAGGGTTATGCCATTTGGTTTGAAGAACGCAGGGGCAActtacatgagagctatgactactaTTTTGCACGACATGATGAATAAAGAAATCGAAGTATACGTCGATGATGTGATCATTAAGTCCAAAACTCAAGCTGACCATGTGCGTGATCTGAGAAAGTTCTTTGAAAGATTGCGCAAATACAACCTCAAGCGCAATCCAGCCAAGTGTGCATTTGGAGTTCCATCTGGGAAACTTCTAGGGTTTATAGTTAGTCGGCGAGGAATTGAATTAGACCCTTCCAAGATAAAGGCCATTCGGGAATTACCGCCACCAAAGAACAGAACTGAAGTCATAAGTCTTCTTAGTAGGTTGAACTATATCAGTAGGTTCATCGCTCAGCTCACCACTACATGTGAGCCCATATTCAAGCTGTTGAAGAAGGATGCCGCTGTCAAGTGGACAGACGAGTGTCAAGAGGCTTTTGATAAAATTAAGGAATATTTGTCTAACCCTCCAGTGCTTGTCCCGCCAGAACCGGGTAGGCCTTTGTTTTTGTATCTATCAGTGATGGATAATTCCTTTGGTTGCGTTCTAGGACAACATGATGCCACAGGCAAGAAGGAACAAACGATCtattatttgagcaagaagttcacaagCTATGAGGTAAAATACACATTTTTTGAAAGAACgtgttgtgctttgacttgggtcGCCCAGAAACTGAAGCACTATCTTTCATCCTATACGACTCACCTCATATCTCGAATGGATCCTTTGAAGTATATCTTTCAGAAACCTATGTCGAGTGGAAGGTTAACAAAGTGGCAGATTTTACTTACGGAGTTCGACATTGTCTATGTCACCCGCACTGCTATAAAAGCACAAGCATTGGccgatcatttggcagaaaaccCAGTTGACGATGAGTATGAGCCTTTGAATACTTACTTTCCTGACGAAGAGATTAATTCAGTTGAGGAGGAAGTTCGCGATGACAGTCACGTATGGAAattatactttgatggagcggtcAACATTAAAGGTGTCGGGATTGGGGCAATTCTCATTTCACCAATGGGGAATCATTATCCCGCCACGGCACGACTTCGCTTCTTTTGTACCAATAATACAGCGGATTATGAAGCTTGCATAATGGGTTTAAACATGGCAATACATCTGGATGCACACGAGTTAAAAGTTTTGGGAGATTCTGACTTACTTATTCGGCAGGCTCAGGGTGAATGGGAAACTCGAGATATCAAGCTCATTCCGTACAAACAATGTTTGGAAGACCTTATCAAAAGGTTTAAGTCGATCAAGTTCAGACATATTCCCAGATTTCACAATGAGTTGGTTGATGCTTTAGCCACTTTAGCCTCAATGCTTCCATACCCAGACAATGCTTACATTAATCCGTTGGAGATTCAGATTAGGGATCAACATGGTTATTGCAATACAATTGAAGTAGAGCCAGATGGTGAGCCATGGTATCACGATATCAAAAGATACTTAAAAACAAAACAATATCCAATACATGCCGATGGAGATCAAAAAAGAACTATCAGGCGACTTTCCAATGGTTTCTTTCTGAGAGGGGAGATCTTATACAAAAGGACCCCGAATTTGAATTTGTTGAGATGTGTGAATACCCAAGAAGCTGAAATGATCATGAATGAAGTGCACTCCGGAGTATGTGGCCCGCACATGAACGATTATGTTCTACCAAAGAAGATTCTTCGAGCAGGATACTATTGGCTTACCATGGAGCGATATTGTTTTCGCTTTGTTCGCAAGTGTCATCAATGCCAAATTCACAATGACAAAATTCATTCTCCCCCGTCGGAGTTGCACCCTATGTCTGCTCCTTGGCCTTTTGTAGCTTGGGGGATAGATGTTATTGGGCCAATTGAGCCAAAAGTTTCTAATGGGCACAGATTCATTCTAGTtgccattgactacttcaccaaatgggtagaAGCTGTTACGTTCAAATCAGTCACCAAGAAAGTGGTGGTAGACTTTATTCACTCTAACATCATATGTCGTTTTGGTATACCAAAGACCATTATCACGGACAATGCAGCCAACCTTAATAGTCATCTCATCAAGGAGGTATGTGAGCAGTTTAAAATTGTGCATCACAACTCTACCCCTTATCGACCTAAAGCCAATGGAGCTGTTGAAGCTGcaaacaaaaacatcaaaaagaTCCTCAGGAAGATGATACAAGGATCCAGGCAATGGCAAGAGAAATTGCCTTTTGCTCTTTTAGGGTACCGCACGACTATCCGCACGTCTGTTGGCGCAACTCCTTACTTATTGGTTTATGGAACTGAGGCGGTCATACCAGCAAAAGTAGAGATCCCCTCTCTTCGAATCATTGTTGAAGCAGAGATTGATTACACTGAATGGGTCAAGTCTAGACTAGACCAATTATCGTTAATCGATGAAAAGCGGTTGACAGCAGTTTGTTTTGGCCAGTTATACCAGCAAAGGATGGCTCGCGCTTACAACAAGAAGGTGCATCCAAGACATTTTGAGGTGGGACAACTTGTTATGAAACGCATCCTTCCGCACCAATAAGAAGCGAGGGGAAAATTCGCCCCAAATTGGCAGGGCCCTTATGTTATCAAACAGGTGTTGTCAAAGGGAGCTTTGCGGTTGTCCGATATAGAGGGAAAGGTGACTGACATAGCCATTAACACAGACTCAGTCAAAagatattatgtttgatatgttttcaCTTCGACGCTATGGTACTTGGCATTTTCAGTTCCGGATGACGAAAGGCTATCGTTCTCACTATCCAAACACCGGTCACCCTTTTCTAGCCCCTTTGAGCTTTATTCACATTTTCTTTGTTTTCCCCTCTTTGGAACTAATGTAgcccaccaaaaaaaaaacaaaaaaaaacaaaaacaaaaacaaaaacaaaaacaaaaaaacaaaaaaaaaaacaaaaccacaaaaaaaatgtgttttttgaactacgttcgacctgattcctaaaTGGATACATAGGCCTATTTCGGGGTTCGGTcccaccaaaaaataaaaatcatatttCCCTAGTATTCGAAGAAACTGggacattttttttattattatttttattttattattttttttatattattttttttatttttatttcataaaaaGGTTCCAAAGTTGTAATTCAATCTATGATTCTTTTGCTTTTCCCCTTTAAGACCTTCTAATCGATCTTTGAGAATGCCAAATCAGCGTGCCACGACTTTGGTGTTGTATACAACGCTTTATTTGAATGTAAACGAGGAAAGAAAAAATGAGGGAGTCTGACTAGTGAAAACCCTTACGGGCACTATAAGGCAATAatgagttcaaaaaaaaaatgagagagtcttattggtgaaaaccctcacAGGCACTATAAGACGAttgtaagttaaaaaaaaaatgagagagtcttattggtgaaaaccctcaaGGGCACTATAAGATGATTGTAAGTTGAGAAAGGTCAGTTGGTAAAGACCTGCATAGGGAACCATTGATCGAATGAGTTTCTTCTATTCTGGCATGAACACGATCTACGTAGAAAGCTCGGTTTTGGATTGAAAGGTACCATATTTTGAGATTTAGACAGCTCAGACGGATCAAGCATCCAGTCCAAAATGCATGTCATGATTCATTGAAGTCGGCATATACCTCCAGATAAGTCTCTTCCCTCTTTCCCCGAAAGGGACACCTTTTTGTTTAAACATAactccttttattttttattttgtcatTTTCTTCTCCTTATCTCTAGTATTGTTCTCTGAGTCCCTTTCGGTATAATCTTGAGTCAAATTCAAGAGCAAAGAAAAGGCTGCAAAATTGACTATAGTTTCCTAGCGGTACAGAGCAATGACTATTGGGCACGCACCGCATCGGCAACGGCATAAATCCATTCGTGATCTATCCAGGAAAGTGAATTGCCCGAAAAAGCAAAGCATTATTTCGAGGTACTAGGGTGAAGGATCACCACAACAAAAATTCGCTCTAAGAATAAGATCGATTACACCACATACGTAAAATGATACGGGGTACAAAATAGTCAAGGTGAGCATTGAAAGATCATGGTCTCTCGCAAGCAAAGATAGTTACTAAGCAATTTGGTCGATCACTATCAGCCTCGTTTTTCGTAAAGTGGGATGGGCTCTAAGACAATTTCCACAGCGAGTGAAGGCCACAAACCGACCACCATTTTAAGACTaacaaatttttctttgttgaaaaCAGGGGCGAAGAAATTTAGGAAAAAActgttattaaaaaaaatgatgatgAACGCTATAAAGTAAAGTTCTCAAATGTTTGTTTTTCCTTTGATATGCATATAATCATGTTATTagtggttgcattttagggaacaaaaatccctgcttttctcatattttcataggttgactacctcagaataaagtcacgttttaaatttcaggttgactgcctccaaataaagtcatatttttagGTTGACTGCCTcacaataaagtcatattttttaggttgactacctccaaataaagtcatattttcaggttgactacctcagaatacagtcacgtctTTAAacttcaggttgactacctcagaatacagtcacatttttaaatttcaggttgactacctcagaatacagtcacgtatttaaatttcaggttgactacctcagaatacaatcacgtttttaaatttcaggttgttaaatttcaggttgactacctcagaatacagtcacgtgtttaaatttcaggttgactacctcaaaataaagtcatgtttttaaatttcaggttgactacctcagaatacagtcacgtatttaaattttgggttgactacctcaaaatacagtcacgtattttaaattccaggttgactacctcagaatacagtcacgtatttaaattttaggttgactacctcaaaataCAGTCACGTACTTTAAAttccaggttgactacctcagaatacagtcacgtttttaaattttaggttgaccacctccgaataaagtcatttttttttctcaGGTCGTCTACCTCAaaataaagtcatgtttttaaatttcaggttgactacctcagaatacagtcccaAGTGGTTCATGATTTTGCTAACACTCACAAAATTTTCCTGGTACAAACTGGGACAGAAAAATTTTGTTCgtttttgtttgtctttgatggcTTGCAGATTCTCCCGTGAAGCACAGAATTGATATTCAAGAATGAAGTTCCATCATTGGTCAGAGATAAGAAGAATGCTCAATCGTAAGGATAGTTAGAGTCGGCTTTGACATATAAAGCAACCCAACATCTCAAGATTCATCTTCTCAGCCTCTAATCCAGAAACAAGCATCCAAGAATATTCTGCGAACTGTCACTTGGAagataatcaacaattcactccaAGTTGCAAGTTCAAGTCACAAATTCTAACTTCAAGATCATACTTTGAGATCAAGGTACCCACCGAAAGAAGGTGAGGTGATAACTGAAGATCCAAGTGAAGGTCTAAAGGAAGATTCAAGACAAGTAGAGTAAATAGGATCTtgtatttcctttcttcttttgtcGTATTTTTCATTTCTTTAATGTAATAACATGAGCCACGAACCGTAATCTCGAAGGGACCTCACTCGATCATCCAACTCATCATTTCATCCTTTTACCCACCTGAACTAcacgtgacctgattcccttataacccgggatatgtaggCTATCCAAAACCAAGACTCGGTACAtcctttccttttatttcttttcgCCTTTCAAATAATAGTCAGGTCAAAAATCAGTCACAGTGTTCACATCTTTGCCTGAAAACTCTTCATGTTTCCAAGCAAAGAGGGACATTCtgtaaacacctaatttttgaccggaCATAAGTTTTACACCCTATTTAgattttaaatatttcttttaggtcTAGATTagatattttgatttttatgtcaattttagttagttttattttaaaaattgaaaactttaaaaatagagtcacattttagaataaatcttattttcatttttatttttaagagaaaagaaatttgcaaaaaaataaaaaataataataaataataataataataataatacgtttTCTTCTAAATTGGGTTTAATAAATAAACTAGGGATTTTAGTATTCTTTTACTATGAACTAGATATTTAATTTTTGCTATATTTCATTGGTTTAGAAATAATTAGTTAATTTTTCTTAtccttatatttttatattatttaactttaatttttttttaaaaaaggaccAAATAACTAAAAGATACTAACCTAACATAACTTTACCACTAATCCTAAAATCCCTACACCATATGTCTGATAAACCCAAAACAAACCCTATAACCTACTACCCTAAACCCCTCACGTCCTCATCCTAACTAATCCCTTCAAACCTCCTCCCTTAAAATTCTCAACAAAAATTATCCCAACTCTCCCACTCCCTCACATCCTCCTCCCatgtcacacacacacacacacacacgacatGCACACATGATGCAGCCCACACAAAATATAAATACACACACAACACAGTAGAAGAAAAAAACACAGAAAAACAACGTAGGAAAAGAAGAAATAGAACAACAGAGAGTAAAAGAAAGACATTAGaaacagaaagaaaaaagaaagcaacagagaggagaaagaaaaaaaaagcaacaaagagtagaaagaaaaaaaaaaaaagcaacagagaaaagaataaataagaaaaaaagCAACGGAGAGGAAAAAAGATGCATCAGAAACAGTAGAAAGAAAAAAGCAACAGAgagtagaaagaaaaaaaaaaggcaacggagagttaaaaaaaaaaaaaaaaacaaaaagatcaGAAGCAGTAGAAGAGATAAAGAATACCAGTATTCGAAAAGGTTTTTGTTTGAAAATTAAGTTGGAGTTCGAGGTTTCCGTTTCGCGGTTTTGAGTTCGTGGACTTGAAGTTAGTCGTTGCTAACTGGGAAATCGGTAGAATATTATAGCTTCATATTACTGTTTTTCAGCGAGATATTACACAAAGGTAACACTCAATCTTCATTGTATGATTTAATATCACTATTATATGAGACCTGATTTCAATGTTACGAGGTTGCTCAAATTTCGAATTTGTTTAGCCGCCTATTGTTCTTCGATGTTATAACATAAAGTATGTTCCGATTCTTGTATCGTTAAATTTAGGATAAAGTTGGTATAACATGTGATTGTTATTGCATgcttaagttaatttttttttctaaatttacATCAATTTATGAAGGATCTGAAGTAGCTATTATATTTTCCATTTGATTAGCTATAATAAATTTATTTACATGTCACTACGCTTCCTTCCTATTTTGATGGTCTGACCAGTTATGGTAGGAGTACTTTTAAAGTCTAATAATAAGCATGTTGTAGTTGATATTTTGCTATTAGAGTATTAAAGTTACAACGTACAATTTCATATTTCTATCATGTTATTTTATTTGTTTGTTGCTATTTTTTCTTACGAGGATGCTAAAGTACAAACAGGAGTAATCTTCAAAGTTGTTTTGTTGCATCAAAAATCTTTAATGGCATGCTAGTTAGCGTAGTTGTGTtatgagtatttttttttttagtttttttatgAGTATTATTTTTTGTTAAACAATTTTCTTTACTTATTAAAAAACGAGATTATGAACTTTGGAACGTATTCTGCTAGCACAAAAAGTAGATTTAGATTTATCATTGATTTGTGTTCCAAGTTGAATAGGTGGTTActgtaattattattattattattattattattattattattaataataataataataataataataataataataataataataataataataataataataatagagcaCTACTGATGTCTTTTAAAAGTAAAAGGTAAAAAATGATTCTCTTAATAAAAGTTAGAGTAAAAGGGATTGACCTTTTGTTGATTCCATAATATTCTGTTCATTCAGAATTTGCTTAGTTTTAGTACTTATATT
Coding sequences within it:
- the LOC132601513 gene encoding uncharacterized protein LOC132601513, which translates into the protein MDEEDAEKTAFTTPWGTYCYRVMPFGLKNAGATYMRAMTTILHDMMNKEIEVYVDDVIIKSKTQADHVRDLRKFFERLRKYNLKRNPAKCAFGVPSGKLLGFIVSRRGIELDPSKIKAIRELPPPKNRTEVISLLSRLNYISRFIAQLTTTCEPIFKLLKKDAAVKWTDECQEAFDKIKEYLSNPPVLVPPEPGRPLFLYLSVMDNSFGCVLGQHDATGKKEQTIYYLSKKFTSYEVKYTFFERTCCALTWVAQKLKHYLSSYTTHLISRMDPLKYIFQKPMSSGRLTKWQILLTEFDIVYVTRTAIKAQALADHLAENPVDDEYEPLNTYFPDEEINSVEEEVRDDSHVWKLYFDGAVNIKGVGIGAILISPMGNHYPATARLRFFCTNNTADYEACIMGLNMAIHLDAHELKVLGDSDLLIRQAQGEWETRDIKLIPYKQCLEDLIKRFKSIKFRHIPRFHNELVDALATLASMLPYPDNAYINPLEIQIRDQHGYCNTIEVEPDGEPWYHDIKRYLKTKQYPIHADGDQKRTIRRLSNGFFLRGEILYKRTPNLNLLRCVNTQEAEMIMNEVHSGVCGPHMNDYVLPKKILRAGYYWLTMERYCFRFVRKCHQCQIHNDKIHSPPSELHPMSAPWPFVAWGIDVIGPIEPKVSNGHRFILVAIDYFTKWVEAVTFKSVTKKVVVDFIHSNIICRFGIPKTIITDNAANLNSHLIKEVCEQFKIVHHNSTPYRPKANGAVEAANKNIKKILRKMIQGSRQWQEKLPFALLGYRTTIRTSVGATPYLLVYGTEAVIPAKVEIPSLRIIVEAEIDYTEWVKSRLDQLSLIDEKRLTAVCFGQLYQQRMARAYNKKVHPRHFEVGQLVMKRILPHQ